A window of Methanobacterium veterum contains these coding sequences:
- the cbiE gene encoding precorrin-6y C5,15-methyltransferase (decarboxylating) subunit CbiE — protein sequence MSKLYIVGIGPGSKDYLTLASKKAVESSDIVIGSRRALDLFKIPDHGKIELNAQNMKEDMKLAVSEVKSGKIVALLSTGDPGFSGILKPILKMKEDINIEVIPGVSSVQLCAAKLKIPWDEANLVTMHGKGISEDILDIINNGKPTIMLPNFKPAELAAYLIENGINPDRKASICEKLSYRDENIIETSLKGILEMKFSYMCVMVVY from the coding sequence ATGTCAAAGCTGTATATTGTAGGAATAGGTCCTGGATCTAAAGATTACTTAACTTTAGCTTCAAAAAAAGCGGTTGAATCTTCGGATATAGTAATTGGAAGTAGAAGAGCACTTGATCTTTTTAAAATTCCAGATCATGGTAAGATAGAACTCAACGCTCAAAATATGAAAGAAGATATGAAACTCGCAGTTTCTGAGGTTAAAAGTGGTAAAATTGTTGCACTGCTTTCAACTGGCGATCCTGGATTTTCCGGAATTTTAAAGCCAATTTTAAAGATGAAAGAGGATATAAATATTGAAGTTATCCCTGGAGTAAGTTCAGTTCAATTATGTGCCGCCAAACTTAAAATTCCGTGGGACGAAGCTAATTTAGTTACCATGCATGGAAAAGGGATTTCAGAGGATATTTTGGATATCATCAACAATGGAAAGCCTACAATAATGCTCCCAAACTTTAAACCAGCTGAATTAGCAGCTTATTTAATTGAAAATGGCATTAATCCAGATAGAAAAGCATCAATTTGTGAAAAACTCAGTTACAGGGATGAAAATATAATAGAAACATCTTTAAAAGGTATTTTAGAAATGAAATTCAGCTATATGTGTGTTATGGTTGTTTATTAG
- a CDS encoding DUF6623 family protein, whose amino-acid sequence MTNNAYASWIHGSAMQIEFPENLASVKRAGWGITVSSKSGMSNVFHFPIPTPVIINDQRLKVGSVMLQFTTGSGDAVVRKIIINDGKNLLKSYENVNLSGKVGWKRFDVPNHPSAQLGIDIIVHVRFGVESSDHSMTFEAAGCDFLPP is encoded by the coding sequence ATGACTAATAATGCATATGCTTCTTGGATTCATGGTTCTGCTATGCAGATAGAATTTCCAGAAAATCTCGCATCTGTTAAACGTGCAGGATGGGGAATTACTGTTTCTAGTAAAAGTGGTATGTCCAATGTATTCCATTTTCCAATTCCAACTCCAGTGATAATCAATGATCAGAGGCTGAAGGTTGGTTCTGTAATGCTTCAATTCACAACTGGGTCTGGTGATGCAGTTGTACGGAAAATTATCATTAATGATGGTAAAAATTTGCTAAAATCATATGAAAATGTTAATTTGTCTGGAAAGGTTGGATGGAAGCGTTTTGATGTTCCTAATCATCCTTCTGCACAGTTGGGGATAGATATTATAGTTCACGTAAGATTTGGTGTGGAAAGTTCAGATCATAGCATGACATTTGAAGCTGCAGGGTGTGATTTTTTACCTCCATAA
- a CDS encoding cupin domain-containing protein has protein sequence MLIRDIKNCDYFKALDNTILCELLHPQNENEDLNIGYSIAHAILKAGESSLPHRLKTSIEIYYILEGKGIMHIDDESEEVQPGQVIYIPANSKQYIENTDHNELKFLAMVYPMWQEEDEELIK, from the coding sequence ATGTTGATAAGAGACATAAAAAACTGCGATTATTTTAAAGCCCTTGATAATACCATTCTCTGCGAATTACTGCATCCACAAAATGAGAATGAAGACTTAAACATAGGTTACAGCATTGCCCATGCAATTTTAAAGGCGGGTGAATCTTCACTACCCCACAGATTAAAAACTTCCATTGAGATATACTACATCCTTGAAGGCAAGGGCATTATGCATATTGATGATGAATCTGAAGAAGTTCAACCAGGGCAAGTCATTTACATTCCTGCAAATTCAAAGCAGTACATTGAAAACACAGACCATAATGAACTTAAATTTTTAGCCATGGTTTACCCAATGTGGCAGGAAGAAGATGAAGAATTGATAAAATAG
- a CDS encoding magnesium transporter produces the protein MVGKCKDCIISARRSYPVINAIVLRGPHKKDINIPWEYINNSGSNISLNTRFESIKEYNIGERDIKLVDDVFDKQLVDVDGKKIRRINDLQVSPVNSHYRLIGVDISLKGALRRLGLEKIASSLKINLQEDYIDWKDIDVTTSRDNMFNLKLKVHEYDLKKLHPADIADIVEKLSVKDSVTILNSFDDEVAADILEEVSQENQMCLLDEIDSKKAANILNKMSPDDATDLLSCLSDSKTDNLLELMDPEESNDLKKLLQYPEDTAGGIMTTEFAAVSEELKAGEIVNKLKEMDKEAESIYYIYALSKQDNLTGVTSLKQVLFADPDKPIREFMTKEVISVDVNKKQFDVIETIAKYNLLAVPVIDDENHLKGIVTVDDAIDILLQSKF, from the coding sequence ATGGTTGGAAAGTGCAAAGACTGCATAATCTCTGCCAGGAGATCATATCCTGTAATAAACGCAATAGTTCTTCGTGGCCCCCATAAAAAAGATATTAACATACCCTGGGAATATATAAACAATTCCGGAAGTAATATATCACTTAATACCCGCTTTGAAAGCATTAAAGAATATAATATAGGCGAAAGAGATATCAAACTTGTAGACGATGTGTTTGATAAACAGCTGGTGGATGTAGATGGCAAAAAAATAAGAAGAATTAACGACCTGCAGGTATCCCCTGTTAACAGCCATTATAGGCTTATTGGTGTGGATATAAGTCTTAAAGGAGCACTGCGAAGACTTGGGCTGGAAAAAATAGCAAGCAGCCTTAAGATAAACCTTCAAGAGGATTATATAGATTGGAAAGATATCGATGTCACAACAAGCAGGGACAACATGTTCAATTTAAAATTAAAAGTTCATGAATACGACCTTAAGAAGCTTCACCCTGCAGACATAGCAGATATAGTTGAAAAGTTGAGCGTTAAAGATTCAGTTACCATCCTCAACTCATTTGATGACGAAGTTGCCGCCGACATTCTGGAGGAAGTTTCACAGGAAAACCAGATGTGTTTACTGGATGAAATTGATTCTAAAAAAGCTGCAAATATTTTAAATAAAATGTCGCCTGATGATGCAACTGATTTACTCAGCTGTCTTTCCGATTCTAAAACAGATAACCTGCTGGAATTAATGGATCCCGAAGAATCAAATGACCTGAAGAAACTTCTACAGTACCCCGAAGACACCGCTGGAGGGATTATGACAACCGAATTTGCGGCAGTCTCTGAAGAGTTGAAAGCAGGTGAAATTGTAAATAAGCTCAAAGAAATGGATAAAGAAGCTGAAAGTATTTATTACATTTATGCATTATCTAAACAGGATAATTTAACCGGAGTTACATCTTTAAAACAGGTGTTATTTGCAGATCCTGATAAACCAATAAGAGAGTTCATGACTAAAGAGGTTATATCTGTTGATGTTAACAAAAAACAGTTTGATGTAATAGAAACCATTGCAAAGTACAATTTACTTGCAGTCCCTGTTATTGACGATGAAAATCATCTTAAAGGCATTGTAACCGTGGATGATGCTATAGATATCCTTTTACAGTCCAAATTCTAA
- a CDS encoding HemK2/MTQ2 family protein methyltransferase: MLEYKGIVIYTHPNVYEPAEDTFLLAENLDIQRRDEVLEIGTGTGLIAVTAAQKSKKVTATDINEDAVKCALKNTITNRTYNVELKQGNLFEPVKDEKFDLILFNTPYLPTEEDEKFDGEINAAWDGGADGRATIDKFLDEVKDHLNEGGRVQLVQSSLSDNEKTIQKLEALGFEASITASEKCFFEEIVVITGISK; the protein is encoded by the coding sequence ATGCTAGAATACAAAGGAATCGTAATTTACACTCATCCAAATGTCTATGAACCTGCAGAAGACACATTCTTACTTGCAGAAAATTTAGATATTCAAAGGAGAGATGAAGTACTTGAAATAGGGACAGGAACAGGCCTCATAGCAGTTACAGCTGCACAAAAATCAAAAAAAGTAACTGCAACTGACATAAATGAAGATGCAGTTAAATGCGCCCTTAAAAATACCATTACTAACCGGACTTATAACGTTGAATTAAAACAAGGGAACTTATTTGAGCCAGTTAAAGATGAGAAATTTGATTTAATCTTATTCAATACCCCCTACCTCCCAACTGAGGAAGATGAAAAATTTGACGGTGAAATCAATGCCGCCTGGGACGGTGGAGCAGACGGTAGAGCAACTATAGACAAGTTCCTTGATGAAGTAAAGGACCATTTAAATGAAGGCGGCCGAGTCCAGCTCGTGCAGTCATCTTTATCCGATAACGAAAAAACCATCCAAAAATTAGAGGCACTGGGATTTGAGGCCAGCATCACAGCCAGTGAAAAGTGTTTCTTTGAAGAAATTGTGGTTATAACCGGAATTTCAAAGTAA
- a CDS encoding carboxymuconolactone decarboxylase family protein — translation MTQSPYEIFIEECPEVAERFNDLIKAQQSLEGLDAKTKQLINIAIQTANRNIKGVQMHAMMAKNEGATREEVVGAVVLNLHHSGFASVLDCLPAAIDGFEGKFLTSKRV, via the coding sequence ATGACCCAGAGCCCATATGAAATATTTATAGAAGAATGTCCAGAAGTTGCAGAACGTTTTAACGATTTGATTAAAGCCCAGCAGTCTTTAGAAGGTTTAGATGCTAAAACAAAGCAGTTAATTAACATAGCCATTCAAACCGCTAATCGGAATATAAAAGGAGTGCAGATGCACGCAATGATGGCCAAAAATGAAGGTGCTACTCGTGAAGAAGTGGTCGGTGCTGTAGTGCTGAATTTACACCATTCAGGATTTGCTTCGGTGCTTGACTGCCTTCCAGCTGCTATCGACGGGTTTGAAGGTAAATTCTTAACATCGAAACGAGTTTGA
- the rsmA gene encoding 16S rRNA (adenine(1518)-N(6)/adenine(1519)-N(6))-dimethyltransferase RsmA, with the protein MLVKETLKILKENDIRLDKRKGQNYLIDSNILNKIVDYADLSSEDTVLEIGAGIGTLTIPLAEHAKKVIAVEQDPKIAAVLNERLKNLNIQNVEVMVADAVKTDFPGFNKVVSNLPYKISSPITFKLLEYNFDFAVLMYQLEFAERMVAKPGESNYSRLSLMMHFCGDVEMLFEVSKHAFFPNPKISSAVIKLIPKNTEIDEFFTKVSRALFQHKKKKVRNALLNSFHEIADVDKKEAKEIVSNLDETLLSTRVVKLEPDEVMEISGELKEILEK; encoded by the coding sequence ATGTTAGTTAAAGAAACTCTAAAAATACTGAAAGAGAATGATATAAGATTAGATAAGCGAAAAGGTCAGAATTACCTGATTGATTCAAATATACTAAACAAAATCGTTGATTATGCAGATCTGTCTTCTGAAGACACTGTACTTGAAATTGGTGCGGGTATAGGAACGTTAACAATTCCCCTGGCCGAACATGCTAAAAAAGTAATTGCTGTTGAACAGGATCCCAAAATTGCTGCTGTTTTAAATGAGCGTCTTAAAAATCTCAATATCCAAAATGTAGAAGTTATGGTTGCAGATGCTGTAAAAACTGATTTTCCAGGGTTTAATAAAGTTGTATCTAACCTCCCATATAAAATTTCATCTCCCATCACGTTTAAACTTCTTGAATATAACTTTGATTTTGCAGTACTTATGTATCAGCTTGAATTTGCAGAAAGGATGGTTGCAAAACCCGGCGAATCTAATTATTCAAGGTTATCCCTGATGATGCATTTCTGTGGAGATGTTGAAATGCTTTTTGAAGTTTCAAAACACGCATTCTTCCCAAATCCAAAGATATCATCAGCTGTAATCAAACTAATTCCAAAAAACACAGAAATTGATGAATTTTTTACAAAAGTTTCAAGGGCACTTTTCCAGCATAAAAAGAAAAAAGTGAGAAATGCTCTGCTTAACTCATTCCATGAAATTGCAGATGTGGATAAAAAAGAAGCTAAGGAAATAGTTTCAAATTTAGATGAAACTCTTTTGAGCACTAGAGTTGTGAAACTTGAGCCTGATGAAGTTATGGAGATTTCTGGAGAATTGAAAGAAATTTTAGAAAAATAA
- a CDS encoding DUF655 domain-containing protein, translating into MEEYAIILDYLPLGYVKEGIPSYKRKPVVQAIGKEEFTLLELIPKENTSLDIHQKVYIGSGKREQISRVNRRLRYDDLTATAKVELNYVVEEIIKSKEDKFIEFFNEAGSISTRLHQLELLPGIGKKHMWDIIKARQEKPFESFDDLKKRVPMLSDPVKLLSKRVLMELEATGDKKGKRKYVLFTRSTAKRN; encoded by the coding sequence ATGGAAGAATATGCAATTATTTTGGATTATCTTCCTTTAGGTTATGTTAAAGAAGGTATACCATCATATAAAAGAAAACCTGTAGTTCAAGCTATAGGGAAAGAGGAATTTACTCTACTTGAGCTTATCCCAAAGGAAAACACTTCACTGGATATTCACCAGAAAGTTTATATAGGCTCAGGAAAACGCGAACAGATCTCTCGTGTAAACCGACGACTCAGATATGATGACCTCACTGCCACTGCTAAAGTTGAATTAAACTACGTTGTAGAAGAAATCATTAAATCAAAAGAAGATAAATTCATTGAGTTTTTCAACGAAGCAGGATCAATATCAACCAGACTCCATCAACTCGAACTATTACCTGGAATTGGAAAAAAACATATGTGGGATATTATCAAAGCACGACAGGAAAAACCATTTGAAAGCTTTGATGACCTTAAAAAAAGGGTTCCTATGCTTTCAGACCCTGTAAAGCTTCTTTCAAAAAGAGTTCTTATGGAACTTGAAGCTACAGGAGACAAAAAAGGAAAGCGAAAATATGTACTTTTCACCCGATCCACTGCAAAACGAAACTAA
- a CDS encoding RNA polymerase Rpb4 family protein has product MIGKKVIDTDPITIAEVKEMLGELSERYELTYEQNLALDHVTKFSKLDEESAKKLVEELSEIIKKTQAIKVADIMPEDLADLRLIFAKERGSFKQEDMEKILEIVNKYR; this is encoded by the coding sequence ATGATTGGGAAAAAAGTTATCGATACTGACCCTATCACAATTGCAGAAGTTAAAGAGATGCTTGGAGAGCTTTCAGAGCGTTATGAGCTTACATATGAGCAAAATCTTGCTCTGGACCATGTAACAAAATTTTCAAAGTTAGACGAAGAATCAGCAAAGAAACTTGTTGAAGAACTCTCAGAAATAATCAAAAAAACTCAAGCTATTAAGGTAGCAGATATTATGCCTGAAGATCTAGCAGATTTAAGGTTAATATTTGCTAAAGAAAGGGGTTCATTTAAACAAGAGGACATGGAGAAGATATTGGAAATTGTAAATAAGTACAGATAA
- a CDS encoding 50S ribosomal protein L21e — protein sequence MVTRSRGLRSKTRYKLKKDLRVSRANLITKKIQTFDESDLVHIIIDPSVQKGQPHPRFHGKTGKIAEKRGRAYIVEINDGNKAKKLIIRPEHLKMQE from the coding sequence ATGGTAACCAGATCTAGAGGTTTAAGAAGCAAAACACGTTATAAACTTAAAAAGGACTTAAGAGTAAGTAGGGCAAATTTAATAACTAAAAAAATACAGACTTTCGATGAAAGTGATTTAGTCCACATAATAATTGATCCTAGTGTTCAAAAAGGTCAGCCACACCCTCGTTTCCACGGTAAAACCGGTAAAATAGCCGAAAAAAGAGGTAGGGCATACATAGTAGAAATAAACGACGGTAATAAGGCTAAAAAATTAATAATAAGACCAGAACACCTTAAAATGCAAGAGTGA
- a CDS encoding tRNA pseudouridine(54/55) synthase Pus10, which yields MESQITGKALKIMEIAEGNLCDHCLGRTFSKTVEGPDNKYRGEYVRHALNETGVDASTADSCYICCNIFDDVENRIIDKIITKINRENIEFSTFLVGCRVSPEILSKEEEIHKNMELDVENIKKEINREIGKKLYFTFNKEVEFDNPNIVIMVDFVNDNIDIQINPIFIEGRYRKLVRGIPQTKWPCGKCRGKGCPSCNYTGKQYPETVEELISPEAIKLACGSESKFHGAGREDIDVKMLGNGRPFVLEIKEPKIRNLDLETLEEKINTFAGGKVEVQDLKFVGKDRKGTIKCSSTDTYKVYSAIVELENDINEDKLNLLSSMEIIKQRTPIRVSHRRADKIRTRTVRNITTKPLAANKFEMIVECEGGLYIKELISGDEGRSKPSISEILGVNARCIQLDVLEVNI from the coding sequence ATGGAATCACAAATTACAGGAAAAGCACTTAAAATTATGGAAATTGCAGAGGGAAACTTATGCGATCACTGTTTAGGCAGGACGTTCTCCAAAACTGTGGAAGGACCAGATAATAAATACCGGGGAGAATACGTGAGACATGCCCTAAATGAAACCGGTGTTGATGCCTCCACTGCTGATTCATGTTACATATGCTGCAATATATTTGATGATGTTGAAAACAGAATTATTGATAAAATAATAACCAAAATAAACCGAGAAAATATTGAATTTTCAACATTCCTTGTGGGATGTCGTGTCTCACCCGAGATCCTCAGTAAAGAAGAAGAAATCCATAAAAATATGGAACTTGATGTAGAAAACATTAAAAAAGAGATTAATAGAGAAATCGGCAAAAAATTATATTTCACCTTCAATAAGGAGGTAGAATTTGATAATCCCAATATAGTCATAATGGTAGATTTTGTAAATGACAATATAGATATCCAGATAAATCCAATCTTTATAGAGGGGCGCTACAGAAAGCTTGTACGTGGAATTCCCCAAACTAAATGGCCATGTGGAAAATGCAGAGGTAAAGGATGCCCAAGCTGTAATTACACAGGAAAACAGTACCCTGAAACTGTTGAAGAGTTAATTTCACCGGAAGCCATAAAATTAGCTTGCGGAAGTGAGTCTAAATTCCACGGCGCAGGTCGAGAAGATATAGACGTTAAAATGCTTGGAAATGGACGGCCATTTGTGCTTGAAATTAAAGAGCCAAAGATAAGAAATTTAGATCTTGAAACTCTGGAAGAAAAAATCAACACATTTGCAGGTGGAAAGGTAGAAGTTCAGGATTTAAAGTTTGTGGGAAAAGATAGAAAAGGTACAATCAAATGCTCATCTACAGATACTTATAAAGTTTACAGCGCAATTGTAGAGCTTGAAAATGATATTAATGAGGATAAATTAAACTTATTAAGTTCAATGGAAATTATAAAGCAGCGCACTCCAATAAGAGTATCTCACCGACGTGCAGATAAGATAAGAACTAGAACCGTGAGAAATATAACTACCAAACCACTAGCCGCCAATAAATTTGAAATGATAGTAGAATGTGAAGGTGGTTTATACATCAAAGAGCTCATATCTGGCGATGAAGGCAGATCAAAACCCAGTATATCCGAAATTTTGGGAGTTAATGCCAGATGCATCCAGTTAGATGTATTAGAAGTAAATATTTAA
- a CDS encoding signal recognition particle protein Srp54 encodes MLGNLGKNLTKTMKKLAGMPIIDEEVVKEVVKDIQRALIQSDVNIKLVFKLSKTIEERALKEEPPKGITPREYIITIVYEELVNLVGSKAEEVEVNAKPYRIMFVGLQGSGKTTTIGKLTRYLQKKGFRPAIVSTDTWRPAAYEQLRQLTESMDVPLYGDPENKDALDLAKKGIEQFKKNDIVIIDTAGRHKEEQDLLNEMEQLSAIVNPNEVMLVIDGTIGQQAREQALAFNKATDVGSIVITKLDGSAKGGGALSAVSEIGAPIKFIGTGERIDDFEAFDPERFISRLLGMGDIKTLLEKAEEIAEEDIDVDTMDAMLSGKFTLKDMYSQFEMMNKMGPMQQVMNMIPGMGNKLPKNASQVTEEKLTKYKIMMDSMTEHELTHPEVIKQSRVKRIARGSGMKNEDVKELLKYYNVTKKAMKGFGKRKMGGPLGQMMRQMMR; translated from the coding sequence ATGTTAGGCAACTTAGGTAAAAACTTAACCAAAACCATGAAAAAATTAGCAGGTATGCCCATAATCGATGAAGAAGTGGTAAAAGAAGTTGTAAAAGATATTCAAAGGGCACTTATTCAATCAGATGTTAACATTAAGCTTGTTTTTAAACTTTCAAAAACCATAGAAGAGAGGGCACTAAAAGAAGAGCCCCCTAAAGGAATTACACCAAGAGAGTATATTATAACTATTGTTTACGAAGAACTGGTGAACCTGGTAGGCAGCAAAGCAGAAGAAGTGGAAGTTAATGCTAAACCATACAGAATAATGTTTGTAGGGCTTCAGGGAAGCGGTAAAACAACCACCATTGGAAAACTTACGAGGTACCTGCAGAAGAAAGGTTTCCGTCCTGCAATTGTAAGTACAGATACATGGAGGCCTGCAGCATATGAACAGCTGCGTCAGCTGACTGAAAGCATGGACGTGCCGCTGTATGGGGATCCAGAAAATAAAGACGCGCTTGACCTTGCAAAAAAAGGTATTGAACAGTTTAAAAAGAACGATATTGTAATTATAGATACCGCAGGGCGCCATAAAGAGGAACAGGATCTTCTTAATGAGATGGAACAGCTGTCTGCAATCGTAAATCCTAACGAAGTTATGCTTGTTATAGACGGGACAATAGGTCAGCAAGCACGGGAACAAGCCCTTGCATTTAATAAAGCTACAGATGTAGGTTCCATAGTTATCACAAAATTAGATGGTTCTGCAAAAGGTGGTGGGGCACTATCTGCAGTATCTGAGATTGGAGCACCTATAAAATTCATCGGAACTGGAGAACGGATCGACGACTTTGAAGCATTTGACCCTGAAAGATTCATATCACGGCTCCTTGGAATGGGAGATATTAAAACACTCCTTGAGAAGGCAGAAGAAATTGCCGAAGAAGATATCGATGTGGATACAATGGATGCCATGTTAAGCGGTAAATTCACCCTTAAGGATATGTATTCACAGTTTGAAATGATGAATAAAATGGGGCCAATGCAGCAGGTTATGAATATGATCCCTGGAATGGGAAATAAACTCCCAAAAAATGCTTCTCAGGTAACAGAAGAAAAGTTAACCAAATATAAAATTATGATGGACTCCATGACCGAGCACGAACTCACACACCCTGAAGTTATAAAACAGTCCCGTGTAAAACGAATAGCAAGGGGTTCAGGTATGAAAAATGAAGATGTTAAAGAACTTCTTAAATATTACAACGTTACCAAAAAAGCAATGAAAGGCTTTGGAAAACGAAAAATGGGCGGGCCTTTAGGGCAGATGATGAGACAGATGATGCGCTAA
- the hpt gene encoding hypoxanthine/guanine phosphoribosyltransferase → MFDKLKKTLEESPIVKKGEYNYFVHPITDGIMLVEPDLLKEVSNAIIKVADLEVDKIVCMEAMGIHIATALSLETNIPFVVVRKRCYGLEEEVAVHQVTGYSECELYINGLRKGDRILVVDDVLSTGGTMVAVLNALKSAGAEIADVIAVVEKGNGKERVKKETGYDVKTLVKVDVNGGKVVIEDSIL, encoded by the coding sequence ATGTTTGATAAACTTAAAAAAACCCTTGAAGAATCACCTATAGTAAAAAAAGGTGAATATAATTATTTTGTACATCCAATAACTGACGGTATAATGCTTGTTGAACCAGATCTTTTAAAAGAAGTTTCAAATGCAATTATCAAAGTTGCAGATCTAGAAGTTGATAAAATCGTGTGTATGGAAGCAATGGGTATTCATATTGCAACTGCACTTTCCCTTGAAACAAACATTCCATTTGTGGTTGTTAGAAAAAGGTGTTATGGCTTGGAAGAAGAAGTTGCAGTCCATCAGGTTACAGGCTACAGTGAATGTGAGCTTTACATAAATGGACTTAGAAAAGGAGATAGAATTTTGGTTGTAGATGATGTATTGAGCACAGGCGGGACTATGGTTGCAGTTTTAAATGCTCTTAAAAGTGCAGGGGCGGAAATTGCGGATGTAATCGCTGTTGTGGAAAAAGGAAATGGAAAAGAAAGGGTTAAAAAAGAGACAGGTTACGACGTTAAAACTCTTGTTAAAGTGGATGTTAATGGGGGTAAAGTTGTAATAGAGGATAGTATACTTTAA
- the dph2 gene encoding diphthamide biosynthesis enzyme Dph2 yields MLNYDFRLDEVVQKINEMNAKAVGIQFPEGLKIHAVRVAEKIENETDAVVIISGDPCYGACDVSDTHMENLVDLIVHFGHIEFPIEYKVPVLFIEAYSKIEIDNVLKKSLPFLENYKKIGVVTTIQHLPLISQIGDFLAGSGKEVVMKEGAGTRKGQVLGCNFSAIKDVDADAFLFIGSGNFHALGITLFTEKPVFIADPYMNEVRTIDEFRDRILRIRFAKITKASDAQKFGIIVSSKRGQFRFDLAKSLKKMIDKEKREAFIIMLDNVSPDLLIPYMDLDAFVVTACPRVAIDDASMYKKPLLTPKELEIVLNKREWEDYKIDEIEHV; encoded by the coding sequence ATGCTTAATTACGATTTTAGACTGGATGAAGTTGTTCAAAAGATAAATGAAATGAATGCAAAGGCAGTTGGCATTCAATTTCCAGAAGGGCTTAAAATTCATGCAGTCCGTGTTGCAGAGAAAATAGAAAATGAGACTGATGCAGTGGTTATAATATCTGGTGATCCCTGTTATGGTGCATGTGATGTTTCAGATACTCATATGGAAAATTTAGTGGATTTAATTGTACATTTCGGCCATATAGAATTTCCAATTGAGTATAAAGTACCTGTTTTATTTATTGAGGCATATTCTAAGATAGAGATAGATAATGTGCTTAAAAAAAGTCTTCCATTTCTTGAAAATTATAAAAAAATAGGTGTCGTAACTACTATCCAGCATTTGCCACTTATAAGCCAAATCGGCGATTTTTTAGCTGGCAGCGGCAAGGAAGTGGTAATGAAAGAAGGTGCAGGGACAAGAAAAGGCCAGGTTCTTGGCTGTAATTTCTCTGCTATTAAAGATGTGGATGCAGATGCATTTTTGTTTATTGGAAGCGGTAATTTCCATGCCCTTGGAATCACACTCTTTACAGAAAAGCCAGTTTTTATTGCAGACCCTTACATGAATGAAGTAAGAACAATAGATGAATTTAGAGATAGGATACTGAGAATAAGGTTTGCAAAGATAACAAAGGCGAGCGATGCCCAGAAGTTTGGGATTATTGTTTCATCAAAAAGGGGCCAGTTCAGGTTTGACCTTGCAAAAAGTTTAAAGAAGATGATAGATAAAGAAAAAAGGGAAGCATTTATAATAATGCTGGATAATGTTTCACCAGATCTTTTAATCCCTTATATGGACCTGGACGCGTTTGTTGTAACTGCATGTCCAAGAGTAGCTATAGATGATGCAAGTATGTATAAAAAGCCGCTTTTAACACCTAAAGAACTTGAAATAGTTCTAAATAAAAGGGAATGGGAAGATTACAAAATAGATGAAATTGAACATGTATAA
- a CDS encoding exosome complex RNA-binding protein Csl4 gives MKAKSGDFVLPGDVLGVTEEFVPSEWTYEEDGEIKSLVVGKVAIDEKNKKISIIPKTGTPAPVEVGKTIVGQITEVRGQRASVKIEKIKGIDRELTTSFVGGIHISQAQKGYLSKLTEAFRIGDIVEAKVTKVIGLDNVDLTTANEELGVLKAMCTKCRHYMVKTDNEVVCLNCGRKERRKLSAHYKG, from the coding sequence ATGAAAGCTAAATCTGGAGACTTTGTATTACCTGGTGACGTATTGGGGGTCACTGAAGAATTTGTTCCATCTGAATGGACATATGAAGAAGATGGAGAAATCAAATCATTGGTAGTTGGAAAAGTCGCAATCGATGAGAAAAATAAAAAAATATCTATAATTCCAAAAACTGGCACTCCGGCTCCTGTGGAAGTTGGTAAAACTATAGTTGGGCAAATAACTGAAGTTAGAGGCCAGAGAGCTTCAGTAAAAATAGAAAAAATTAAAGGTATTGATAGGGAACTTACAACCTCTTTTGTTGGGGGGATACATATCTCACAGGCCCAGAAAGGATATTTATCCAAATTAACTGAAGCTTTCAGGATTGGGGACATAGTAGAAGCTAAAGTTACAAAAGTCATAGGTCTGGATAATGTAGATCTTACAACTGCAAATGAAGAACTTGGAGTTCTAAAGGCCATGTGTACCAAATGCAGGCATTACATGGTAAAGACAGATAACGAAGTCGTATGCTTAAACTGCGGAAGAAAAGAAAGAAGAAAACTCTCTGCACACTATAAGGGTTGA